In Myxococcus guangdongensis, one genomic interval encodes:
- a CDS encoding 16S rRNA (uracil(1498)-N(3))-methyltransferase yields MVRLFVPIAEPAPDTLVLTGERRHYVVHVLRLGEGDALEVFDGKGRAFEAKVTGVDAQEVRVSLGASRQAPPRRAVSVVQGLPKGDKLEWVLQKGTELGAAAFLPVDTLRSVVKLEPKRAQERTQRWTKIVEEAARQCRRDDVPRVEVPRSLGDAVRALAQGTVVLVLDEEESAVPLGEAFRAAGAGTPIALVVGPEGGLAREEVEALKAQGARPVTLGARILRTETAALAALAVMMHLDGELG; encoded by the coding sequence GTGGTCCGCCTCTTCGTCCCCATCGCCGAGCCCGCCCCCGACACGCTCGTGCTCACCGGCGAGCGCCGCCACTACGTCGTCCATGTCCTGCGCCTGGGCGAGGGCGACGCGCTGGAGGTCTTCGATGGCAAGGGCCGCGCGTTCGAGGCGAAGGTCACGGGCGTGGACGCGCAAGAGGTGCGCGTGAGCCTGGGGGCCTCGCGACAGGCGCCGCCTCGCCGCGCGGTGAGCGTGGTGCAGGGTCTGCCCAAGGGCGACAAGCTGGAGTGGGTGCTGCAGAAGGGCACGGAGCTGGGCGCGGCCGCGTTCCTCCCCGTGGACACGCTGCGCAGCGTGGTGAAGCTGGAGCCCAAGCGCGCGCAGGAGCGCACCCAGCGGTGGACGAAAATCGTCGAGGAGGCCGCGCGTCAGTGTCGTCGCGACGACGTTCCCCGCGTCGAGGTGCCGCGCTCGTTGGGGGACGCCGTGCGCGCGCTCGCGCAGGGCACGGTGGTGTTGGTGCTCGACGAGGAGGAGTCCGCGGTGCCGTTGGGTGAAGCGTTCCGGGCCGCGGGCGCGGGCACGCCCATCGCGCTCGTCGTGGGGCCCGAAGGCGGACTCGCCCGTGAGGAGGTGGAGGCGCTGAAGGCCCAGGGCGCCCGCCCCGTCACGTTGGGTGCGCGCATCCTCCGTACCGAGACGGCCGCGCTCGCCGCCCTGGCGGTGATGATGCACCTCGATGGGGAGCTTGGTTAG
- a CDS encoding DUF1993 domain-containing protein: MSLSMYEATIPVFIRSLEVLSSLVTQGEKYAQENGLEPKEVLEARLASDMFNLVQQVQRASDTSKATAERLSGAPAPRMPDTESTFDELRQRIDKTITYLKSVPAKSFAGSENRTVTLTAGALKRDFKGDEYLTTFGLPNFYFHVTTAYGILRHLGVPIGKKDFLGPM; this comes from the coding sequence ATGTCCCTTTCGATGTACGAGGCCACCATCCCCGTCTTCATCCGCTCCCTCGAGGTGCTCTCCTCCCTGGTCACCCAGGGCGAGAAGTACGCGCAGGAGAACGGCCTCGAGCCGAAGGAGGTCCTCGAAGCGCGGCTCGCGTCGGACATGTTCAACCTGGTGCAGCAGGTCCAGCGCGCCAGCGACACCTCGAAGGCCACCGCCGAGCGGCTCAGCGGCGCGCCCGCCCCGCGCATGCCCGACACCGAGAGCACGTTCGACGAGCTGCGCCAGCGCATCGACAAGACCATCACCTATCTCAAGTCCGTCCCCGCCAAGAGCTTCGCGGGCAGCGAGAACCGCACCGTCACGCTCACCGCCGGCGCCCTCAAGCGCGACTTCAAGGGCGACGAGTACCTGACCACCTTCGGCCTGCCCAACTTCTACTTCCACGTCACCACCGCCTACGGAATCCTCCGCCACCTGGGCGTGCCCATCGGCAAGAAGGACTTCCTCGGCCCCATGTGA
- a CDS encoding RDD family protein, whose product MATRLIPEESPLSKCMKCGALLPPVGECPACAKAAAQTTLPGLPSFLDRDLMIDRRSGVRDDGPAFAERSPAPPSVAPLAGPLPPPAAPRAAAPQNPPGVARPTPPGMTPAHRPAPRAPTPPPAQPSWAQGGGFPVDVPPVPATAHTPMSAMTPAYGTAPVPPRVQPLVAPAPGLPGLPRVESPAPAASLADTEPGSPMPSGLPWSTPEPVAPAPVSSGLPVMAALETPAPSASGLPVMESAPAPVPSALPAMASPAPRTEKPKPVRNAAVQPGVAEVHARPASLWRRLLSFSVDTAAIGGVAALYITLASSVTGMKPEAGLSGLDGFVAWLRALHTVLLPGFFLVLVLALVYCAVAAFLWNGRTLGRLLLGLRLVDTHGLAPAPGRAIVRAMLASLSFVLFLGGFWMALFDRRGQTLHDKLTSTFVVQPS is encoded by the coding sequence ATGGCGACGCGTCTCATCCCGGAGGAGAGTCCGTTGTCCAAGTGCATGAAGTGCGGAGCCCTGTTGCCGCCCGTCGGAGAGTGCCCCGCCTGCGCCAAGGCCGCCGCACAGACGACCCTGCCGGGTCTGCCGAGCTTCCTCGACCGGGACCTGATGATCGACCGCCGCTCCGGCGTGCGTGACGACGGCCCCGCCTTCGCCGAGCGCAGCCCCGCCCCGCCGTCCGTGGCGCCGCTCGCGGGCCCGCTTCCTCCTCCCGCCGCGCCCCGCGCCGCCGCGCCCCAGAACCCGCCCGGGGTCGCCCGCCCCACCCCGCCGGGCATGACGCCCGCGCACCGGCCCGCGCCTCGCGCCCCGACGCCCCCGCCCGCCCAGCCCTCGTGGGCCCAGGGGGGAGGCTTCCCGGTGGATGTGCCGCCCGTGCCGGCCACGGCGCACACGCCCATGTCCGCCATGACGCCCGCCTATGGGACCGCGCCGGTGCCGCCGCGCGTGCAGCCCCTGGTGGCGCCCGCGCCCGGCCTCCCCGGCCTGCCCCGCGTGGAGTCCCCGGCGCCCGCCGCGAGCCTCGCGGACACGGAGCCCGGCTCGCCCATGCCGTCGGGCCTGCCCTGGTCCACGCCGGAGCCCGTGGCCCCCGCGCCCGTGTCCTCGGGACTGCCCGTGATGGCGGCCCTGGAGACGCCGGCCCCTTCCGCGTCCGGCCTCCCGGTGATGGAGTCCGCGCCGGCCCCGGTGCCCTCGGCGCTGCCGGCGATGGCCAGCCCAGCGCCTCGGACGGAGAAGCCGAAGCCCGTGCGCAACGCCGCGGTGCAGCCGGGGGTCGCCGAGGTGCACGCGCGCCCCGCGTCGCTGTGGCGCCGGCTGTTGTCCTTCAGCGTCGACACGGCCGCCATCGGTGGCGTGGCGGCGCTGTACATCACCCTGGCCTCGTCGGTGACGGGGATGAAGCCCGAGGCGGGCCTGTCCGGCCTGGACGGCTTCGTCGCGTGGCTGCGGGCGCTGCACACGGTGCTCCTGCCCGGGTTTTTCCTGGTGCTGGTGTTGGCGCTCGTGTACTGCGCGGTGGCGGCCTTCCTCTGGAACGGACGCACCTTGGGCCGACTGCTGCTGGGCCTGCGGCTGGTGGACACCCATGGCCTGGCGCCGGCGCCGGGACGGGCCATCGTCCGCGCGATGCTGGCCAGCCTCTCCTTCGTGCTGTTCCTGGGCGGATTCTGGATGGCGCTCTTTGATCGCCGTGGACAGACGCTCCATGACAAGCTGACGTCCACCTTCGTCGTTCAACCGAGCTGA
- a CDS encoding DUF962 domain-containing protein, with amino-acid sequence MSFADKLRTWMPLHENGPSRAVHFVGAYMFIFALLVPLGLVRFSVGGFSLSAAHVLVALVALYAISLEWTAGLLMSLPLIPTLSAALAVGHLPGTTVAIVAVSVMVVRFALVVGAHVVLEKKTHGLSLGGPQLFFIEPVYLITLLLFGMGLKRDLHARVMSGGPRPAPLTV; translated from the coding sequence ATGAGCTTCGCCGACAAGCTGCGCACCTGGATGCCCCTGCACGAGAACGGCCCCAGCCGCGCCGTGCACTTCGTGGGCGCTTACATGTTCATCTTCGCCCTGCTCGTACCGCTGGGCCTCGTGCGCTTCTCGGTGGGAGGCTTCTCGCTGTCGGCCGCCCACGTGCTGGTGGCCCTGGTGGCGCTGTACGCCATCAGCCTGGAGTGGACGGCGGGCCTGCTCATGAGCCTGCCGCTCATCCCCACGCTGAGCGCCGCGCTGGCCGTGGGCCACCTGCCCGGCACCACCGTGGCCATCGTCGCCGTGTCGGTGATGGTAGTGCGCTTCGCGCTCGTGGTGGGCGCGCACGTCGTGCTCGAGAAGAAGACCCACGGCCTGTCCCTGGGCGGGCCGCAGCTGTTCTTCATCGAGCCCGTGTACCTCATCACCCTGTTGCTGTTCGGCATGGGGCTCAAGCGCGACCTGCACGCGCGCGTCATGTCCGGTGGGCCGCGCCCCGCGCCGCTGACCGTGTGA
- a CDS encoding AraC family transcriptional regulator — translation MGPLLAYLRATGLDPTPLVERFGLPLDAGSLPEVSLPLTTLHAFLDAAELLSQDAFLGLHVAQRVPRGNYGLVEYIARASPTLRDTFRALARYMALLEPAWSASFTDDADGGGTFAYGIEGAPLAYGRHASEYGLALFTHVGRQLTERPWSPRAIGFAHPAPPDIAPLVDHFGVAPTFNRGRNALTLDAATLDLRVLGADPALLSVLERAASAAVPSPAPDAPGFVQAVRDTIRAALREGSPQATDVARGLHLSLRTLQRRLTEHGTSFQDEVDAVRRELAYQYLRDVNLGVSQVAFLLGYSELSTFDRAFKRWTGMTPRVWREGAERG, via the coding sequence GTGGGTCCGCTGCTCGCGTACCTGCGCGCCACGGGCCTGGACCCCACGCCCCTGGTGGAGCGCTTCGGCCTGCCGCTCGACGCGGGCTCGCTCCCCGAGGTCAGCCTCCCGCTGACCACCCTGCACGCCTTCCTCGACGCCGCCGAGCTGCTCTCCCAGGACGCCTTCCTCGGCCTGCACGTGGCCCAGCGCGTCCCCCGAGGCAACTACGGCCTCGTCGAGTACATCGCCCGGGCCTCGCCCACGCTGCGCGACACCTTCCGCGCGCTCGCCCGCTACATGGCCCTGCTGGAGCCCGCCTGGAGCGCGTCCTTCACCGACGACGCGGACGGCGGCGGCACCTTCGCCTATGGCATCGAGGGCGCCCCGCTCGCGTACGGACGCCACGCCAGCGAGTACGGGCTCGCGCTCTTCACCCACGTCGGCCGGCAGCTCACCGAGCGCCCGTGGTCGCCTCGCGCCATCGGCTTCGCGCACCCCGCCCCGCCGGACATCGCGCCGCTGGTGGACCACTTCGGCGTCGCGCCCACGTTCAATCGCGGCCGCAACGCGCTCACGCTGGACGCGGCCACGTTGGATTTGCGCGTGCTCGGCGCGGACCCCGCGCTGCTCTCCGTGTTGGAGCGTGCCGCGAGCGCCGCCGTGCCCTCGCCCGCACCGGACGCGCCCGGCTTCGTCCAGGCCGTGCGCGACACCATCCGCGCAGCCCTGCGCGAGGGCTCACCCCAGGCCACCGACGTGGCGCGGGGACTCCACTTGAGCCTGCGCACCCTGCAGCGCCGCCTCACCGAGCACGGCACCTCCTTCCAGGACGAGGTCGACGCGGTGCGCCGTGAGCTGGCCTACCAGTACCTGCGCGACGTGAATCTGGGCGTCAGCCAGGTCGCCTTCCTCCTGGGCTACTCCGAGCTGAGCACCTTCGACCGCGCCTTCAAGCGGTGGACAGGGATGACGCCGCGCGTCTGGCGCGAGGGCGCCGAGCGGGGCTGA
- a CDS encoding GspE/PulE/PilB domain-containing protein — protein MPARLAQLLVSRTLLSQEKAGELLRLQQAQGGHLDTLLLEQGLTSEADVLSLLGDVAGFRPVNLVDFEPNLEVASFIPPKIAERLCVVPLSLDGQTLHVACAYPVPKKELDEVGFLLGKPLELWVAAEVRIREWISTIYRQPLAPRFTQLVSALDPDKQLPVTPPPPPPSDESLTVDMVERLARSVAGEPVAGEIRAAPREAPAVREPQRPPPPPPPDPVPPPAFVRAPLRLNMPSAERPATPPSRPDTSRPAQPPVLTATPPRPPVEAAPTTVQRGVAPSGVQAPARAAGASPTGAQASAGPSTGAVRTQSSAGSSTSGASAGVSGASGASPAGFAGQPPAHLATGGASPAGFAGQPLATGGASPAGIAGQSPAHPTTGGASPAGFAGQPPAHPTTGGASPTGFAGQPPAHPSTTSGASSGRPATGPGAQPPATTASGVPAATSTGRPATGPGAQPQTTAQSGATSVARPSTSPGAQPASQPATAARPTTTPASGAPASATTPGAAPALWPPAPSGGAPQLWPPGPAAPTSGMDSAPLSTMRFGSPLSAGGPRPEVPPAQPPRSSEPAFIVFPNPNKPAAQPRAKTPEPEVRPPPTASANQDVPDWTLAAARAALRESTKDRDKLMDVALRFGRRTFDYVAAFAVLRGAAIGWEARGDGMASEGLTQVSVPLDASSVFRTVAVTRGSYAGPLPPDALTRHYLELFGRQTPRTVFLYPVEVKGRLVAIIYGDCGQKPMSQRRLSDYILFCQDLASAFQELILFRKQRVSEPRSIEEDITIDVDVPVAATPAPAPAVVAGLGWSPFFGRGAAGTVGRAAALPPRAQSQEERPPPDFAPLLRRLTGPDAAQRSNAMVELARSPEASARVLAQHFPGPTAWSRLPVVELPEADELGPIPAALSRLGRPAAQALAPLLDSHDADTRYFALLTAGNLPYVELVDGVLRGLFDLEPDISSAARVAAAALKQLPRLDSAMRELRQELNNRDMMRRALAARALGTLHDREAVEGLIQLTRSEDEMCAQAAAEALREVTRMPLGLSPKQWAAWWAENRSRRRADWLIAALRHRELDVRLAAIEELSRALNDTLGYYADAPENEREVAARRWESAAVDPANARRLGML, from the coding sequence ATGCCCGCCCGCCTTGCCCAGCTCCTCGTCTCCCGCACGCTCCTTTCCCAGGAGAAGGCGGGAGAGTTGTTGCGACTCCAGCAGGCCCAGGGCGGGCATCTGGACACGCTGCTGCTGGAGCAGGGGCTCACGAGCGAGGCGGATGTCCTCTCGCTGCTCGGTGACGTCGCGGGCTTCCGGCCGGTGAACCTGGTCGACTTCGAGCCGAACCTCGAGGTCGCGTCCTTCATCCCGCCGAAGATCGCCGAGCGGCTGTGCGTGGTGCCGCTGTCGCTGGATGGGCAGACGCTGCACGTCGCCTGCGCGTATCCGGTGCCGAAGAAGGAGCTCGACGAGGTCGGGTTCCTGCTCGGCAAGCCGCTCGAGTTGTGGGTGGCCGCCGAGGTGCGGATTCGCGAGTGGATCTCCACCATCTACCGCCAGCCGCTGGCGCCGCGCTTCACGCAGCTGGTGTCCGCGTTGGACCCGGACAAGCAGCTCCCTGTCACGCCGCCGCCTCCGCCTCCCTCGGACGAGTCGCTCACGGTGGACATGGTGGAGCGGCTGGCCCGCTCCGTCGCCGGAGAGCCGGTGGCCGGGGAGATTCGCGCCGCGCCCCGTGAGGCGCCTGCGGTACGTGAGCCGCAGCGTCCGCCGCCGCCTCCGCCGCCCGACCCGGTGCCGCCCCCCGCTTTCGTGCGGGCCCCGCTGCGGCTGAACATGCCCTCGGCTGAGCGTCCCGCGACGCCGCCGTCCAGGCCCGACACTTCGCGCCCGGCCCAGCCGCCGGTGCTCACGGCGACCCCGCCTCGGCCTCCCGTGGAAGCGGCGCCCACGACGGTTCAACGGGGTGTTGCACCATCCGGGGTGCAGGCTCCGGCGCGCGCCGCGGGTGCTTCGCCGACGGGAGCACAGGCTTCGGCGGGTCCATCGACCGGGGCGGTCAGGACGCAGTCATCGGCGGGTTCATCGACCAGCGGCGCTTCGGCCGGGGTGTCCGGGGCGAGCGGCGCTTCACCGGCGGGTTTCGCGGGACAGCCTCCCGCGCATCTCGCGACGGGCGGCGCTTCACCGGCGGGTTTCGCGGGACAGCCTCTCGCGACGGGTGGCGCTTCACCGGCAGGCATCGCGGGACAGTCTCCCGCGCATCCCACGACGGGCGGCGCTTCACCGGCGGGTTTCGCGGGACAACCTCCTGCGCATCCCACGACGGGCGGCGCCTCACCGACAGGTTTCGCGGGGCAGCCTCCGGCGCATCCCTCGACGACCAGCGGCGCGTCCTCGGGCCGTCCCGCGACAGGTCCCGGTGCGCAGCCTCCGGCGACGACGGCGAGCGGTGTTCCGGCTGCCACGTCCACGGGCCGACCCGCGACAGGTCCCGGTGCGCAGCCGCAGACGACAGCGCAGAGTGGCGCAACCTCGGTGGCGCGTCCCTCCACCTCACCCGGCGCGCAGCCTGCCTCCCAGCCCGCGACGGCGGCGCGTCCCACGACGACTCCTGCCAGCGGAGCGCCTGCGTCCGCGACGACGCCCGGCGCCGCGCCTGCGTTGTGGCCGCCCGCGCCGTCCGGTGGCGCGCCGCAGCTGTGGCCGCCGGGTCCCGCCGCGCCGACGTCGGGGATGGACTCCGCACCCCTCTCCACGATGCGCTTCGGCTCGCCGCTGTCGGCCGGAGGTCCTCGGCCCGAGGTGCCTCCCGCGCAGCCCCCGCGCTCGAGTGAGCCCGCGTTCATCGTCTTCCCCAACCCGAACAAGCCGGCCGCGCAACCCCGGGCCAAGACGCCCGAGCCGGAAGTCCGGCCGCCCCCCACCGCATCCGCCAATCAGGACGTCCCTGACTGGACGCTGGCGGCGGCGCGCGCCGCGTTGCGCGAGTCCACCAAGGACCGGGACAAGTTGATGGACGTGGCGCTGCGCTTCGGGCGGCGGACGTTCGACTACGTGGCCGCCTTCGCGGTGCTGAGAGGCGCGGCGATTGGATGGGAAGCGCGCGGCGACGGCATGGCGAGCGAAGGGCTCACCCAGGTGTCCGTCCCGCTCGACGCGAGCAGCGTCTTCCGCACGGTGGCCGTGACGCGGGGAAGCTACGCGGGGCCGCTGCCTCCGGATGCGCTCACCCGTCACTACCTGGAGCTGTTCGGCCGGCAGACGCCGCGCACGGTGTTCCTGTACCCGGTGGAGGTGAAGGGCCGACTGGTGGCCATCATCTACGGAGACTGTGGACAGAAGCCGATGAGCCAGCGACGGCTGTCGGACTACATCCTGTTCTGCCAGGACCTGGCTTCGGCCTTCCAGGAGCTCATCCTCTTCCGCAAGCAGCGTGTGTCCGAGCCTCGCTCCATCGAGGAGGACATCACCATCGACGTCGACGTGCCGGTGGCCGCCACGCCCGCTCCCGCGCCCGCGGTAGTAGCGGGGCTGGGCTGGAGCCCGTTCTTCGGTCGCGGCGCCGCGGGCACGGTGGGACGCGCCGCCGCGCTGCCGCCTCGCGCGCAGTCGCAGGAGGAGCGCCCGCCGCCGGACTTCGCGCCGCTGCTGCGTCGGCTCACGGGTCCGGACGCCGCGCAGCGCTCGAACGCGATGGTGGAGCTGGCGCGCTCGCCCGAGGCGAGTGCCCGGGTGCTCGCGCAGCACTTCCCTGGGCCCACCGCGTGGAGCCGACTGCCGGTGGTGGAGCTGCCCGAGGCGGACGAGCTCGGTCCGATTCCCGCCGCGCTGTCGCGGCTGGGGCGTCCCGCGGCGCAGGCGTTGGCGCCGCTGCTGGATTCGCATGACGCGGACACGCGCTACTTCGCGCTGCTCACGGCGGGCAACCTCCCCTACGTGGAGCTGGTGGACGGCGTGCTGCGCGGCCTGTTCGACCTGGAGCCGGACATCTCGAGCGCCGCGCGGGTGGCGGCGGCCGCGCTCAAGCAGTTGCCGAGGTTGGACTCGGCGATGCGCGAGCTGCGCCAGGAGCTCAACAACCGGGACATGATGCGTCGCGCGCTGGCGGCACGGGCGCTGGGCACGCTGCATGACCGCGAGGCCGTCGAGGGCCTCATCCAGCTCACGCGCAGCGAGGACGAGATGTGCGCGCAGGCCGCGGCGGAAGCACTGCGCGAGGTGACGCGCATGCCGCTGGGCCTCAGCCCGAAGCAGTGGGCGGCGTGGTGGGCGGAGAACCGCAGCCGTCGCCGCGCGGACTGGCTCATCGCCGCGCTGCGACACCGCGAGCTCGACGTGCGGCTCGCCGCCATCGAGGAGCTGAGCCGCGCGCTCAACGACACGCTCGGCTACTACGCGGACGCGCCGGAGAACGAGCGCGAAGTGGCCGCGCGTCGGTGGGAGAGCGCCGCCGTGGACCCGGCCAACGCGCGCCGGCTGGGCATGCTCTGA
- a CDS encoding Mpo1 family 2-hydroxy fatty acid dioxygenase produces MLKAPIAALFEEYYSSHQHPTNRLTHKIAIPVIVLHIIAMLDWVRLATVPVLPGGVLTLGMVAWALTAVWYLRADVKLGLVVVAFMAACFPLGRLMPTWSVVAIAAFGWLIQLAGHAVWEKKSPSFLTNLVHALVGPLFFVAVLFGDYVIKPQPQGATPARA; encoded by the coding sequence ATGCTCAAGGCCCCCATCGCCGCGCTCTTCGAAGAGTACTACTCGTCGCACCAGCACCCCACCAACCGGCTGACGCACAAAATCGCGATTCCGGTCATCGTCCTGCACATCATCGCGATGCTGGACTGGGTGAGGTTGGCGACGGTGCCCGTGCTGCCGGGCGGTGTGCTGACGCTGGGCATGGTCGCCTGGGCGCTCACCGCGGTCTGGTACCTGCGCGCGGACGTGAAGCTGGGGCTCGTCGTGGTGGCCTTCATGGCCGCCTGCTTCCCCCTGGGTCGGCTGATGCCCACCTGGAGCGTGGTGGCCATCGCCGCGTTCGGCTGGCTCATCCAGCTGGCGGGCCACGCCGTGTGGGAGAAGAAGTCCCCGTCCTTCCTCACCAACCTGGTGCACGCGCTGGTGGGCCCGCTGTTCTTCGTCGCCGTGCTCTTCGGCGACTACGTCATCAAGCCCCAGCCCCAGGGCGCCACACCGGCGCGCGCCTGA
- a CDS encoding adenylate/guanylate cyclase domain-containing protein — protein MTDQAKALAPPREGKEGELAIMGRDDEGPSPGKDTAVARFALSRANEELVLAESSLRGERRVAWVRLALMALLSVSQGGLAHVTGESLPPHDFQRVLAIVLYAVFSVLALVVLLRQRPHLRHARWLPVPTTVADTSFFAFMGWHAWARTGQFDAGMLGASMGMVLVFSVARFSWLHVLLSTALSSMGYAFVAGVSGHGTWSSTSFVVFCYVTLGLLIAMTNAEVGSMFLRLRRRDGLSRFLPKPVVERVMASGDTSLRPVQREVTILFSDIRDFTMLSETLQPREVLELLDEYFGRMTHIVMAHGGIVNKFLGDGMLACWGVPDSSEDHAEQAMRAALAMREKLAELNVLRLRRGLPPLRIGIGLHTGVVAAGMLGGAEQHEYTVIGDAVNLASRVEGLTKVHGVDILVSESTWTRGGGDFVGLRLGEAHVRGRREAVVVHALQGHALNADVESPAPVRIASGT, from the coding sequence ATGACGGACCAGGCGAAGGCCCTGGCTCCGCCCCGGGAAGGGAAGGAAGGGGAGCTCGCCATCATGGGCCGAGACGACGAGGGCCCCTCGCCGGGGAAGGACACCGCCGTGGCCCGCTTCGCGCTGAGCCGCGCCAACGAGGAGCTGGTGCTGGCGGAGAGCTCGCTGCGCGGCGAGCGGCGCGTGGCGTGGGTGCGACTGGCGCTGATGGCGCTCTTGTCGGTGAGCCAGGGCGGCCTCGCCCACGTCACCGGCGAGTCCCTGCCGCCGCACGACTTCCAGCGCGTGCTGGCCATCGTCCTGTACGCGGTGTTCTCCGTGCTCGCGTTGGTGGTGCTGCTGCGCCAGCGGCCTCATTTGAGGCACGCGCGGTGGTTGCCCGTCCCCACCACGGTGGCGGACACCAGCTTCTTCGCCTTCATGGGGTGGCATGCCTGGGCGCGCACGGGCCAGTTCGACGCGGGCATGTTGGGCGCGAGCATGGGCATGGTGCTGGTGTTCTCCGTGGCGCGCTTCTCGTGGCTGCACGTGCTCTTGTCCACGGCGCTGTCGTCCATGGGGTACGCCTTCGTCGCGGGCGTGTCCGGGCACGGCACGTGGTCCAGCACCAGCTTCGTCGTCTTCTGCTACGTGACGCTGGGGCTGCTCATCGCGATGACGAACGCGGAGGTGGGCAGCATGTTCCTGCGGCTGCGGCGCCGCGACGGCCTGTCACGCTTCCTGCCCAAGCCGGTGGTGGAGCGGGTGATGGCGTCGGGTGACACCTCGCTGCGGCCGGTGCAGCGCGAGGTGACCATCCTCTTCAGCGACATCCGCGACTTCACCATGCTGAGCGAGACGCTCCAGCCGCGCGAGGTGCTGGAGCTGCTCGACGAGTACTTCGGGCGCATGACACACATCGTGATGGCGCACGGGGGCATCGTGAACAAGTTCCTCGGCGACGGGATGCTCGCGTGCTGGGGCGTGCCGGACTCGAGCGAGGACCACGCGGAGCAGGCGATGCGCGCGGCGCTGGCCATGCGCGAGAAGCTGGCCGAGCTCAACGTGCTGCGCCTGCGCCGGGGACTGCCGCCGCTGCGCATCGGCATCGGCCTGCACACGGGCGTGGTGGCGGCGGGCATGCTCGGGGGCGCCGAGCAGCACGAGTACACCGTCATCGGCGACGCGGTGAACCTGGCCTCGCGAGTCGAGGGGCTCACCAAGGTGCACGGCGTGGACATCCTGGTGAGCGAGAGCACGTGGACGCGCGGCGGCGGCGACTTCGTCGGCCTGCGGCTGGGCGAGGCCCACGTGAGGGGGCGTCGGGAAGCGGTGGTGGTCCACGCGCTCCAGGGCCACGCGCTCAACGCGGACGTCGAGTCGCCCGCTCCCGTGCGCATCGCCAGCGGCACCTGA
- a CDS encoding GlsB/YeaQ/YmgE family stress response membrane protein gives MGIIAFIIIGLIAGLIARAILPGKQSMGLLATTLLGMVGSLLGGLVGSLFTRDGRLFDLRPSGLIMSVLGAIVVLLIVGAVGRRRVHA, from the coding sequence ATGGGGATCATCGCATTCATCATCATCGGCCTCATCGCGGGCCTCATCGCTCGCGCCATCCTCCCCGGCAAGCAGAGCATGGGCCTCTTGGCGACCACGCTGCTGGGCATGGTCGGCTCGCTGCTGGGCGGCCTGGTCGGGTCCCTTTTCACGCGGGACGGACGGCTCTTCGACTTGCGACCCTCGGGTCTCATCATGTCGGTGCTGGGTGCCATCGTCGTGCTGCTCATCGTCGGAGCGGTGGGACGGCGCCGTGTCCACGCCTAG